The following proteins are co-located in the Vigna unguiculata cultivar IT97K-499-35 chromosome 9, ASM411807v1, whole genome shotgun sequence genome:
- the LOC114196106 gene encoding translation machinery-associated protein 22, translated as MAEKPQPVRVLYCGVCSLPPEYCEFGSDFEKCKPWLIQNVPDLYPNLLKEANDKESDKVADKLQSTGISSGTGDGAASSAPKQEEVKRLPGGKIKKKEKQEVVIEKVVRNKRKCITTVKGLELFGVKLSDASKKLGKKFATGASVVKGPTEKEQIDVQGDIAYDIVEFITDTWPDVPETAIFFIEDGRKVPAA; from the exons ATGGCGGAGAAACCCCAACCGGTTCGGGTGCTGTACTGTGGGGTGTGCAGTTTGCCTCCTGAATACTGCGAATTTGGATCCGATTTCGAGAAATGCAAACCCTGGTTGATCCAAAACGTCCCTGACCTATACCCTAATCTTCTTAAAG AGGCAAATGATAAGGAATCTGATAAAGTTGCTGACAAGCTGCAAAGTACCGGTATATCGTCAGGAACTGGTGATGGAGCTGCTTCCTCgg CACCGAAGCAAGAAGAGGTGAAGCGTCTTCCGGGTGGGAAGATAAAGAAGAAG GAGAAGCAAGAGGTGGTTATTGAAAAGGTTGTACGTAACAAGCGAAAGTGTATCACCACTGTGAAGGGCCTGGAGCTTTTCG GTGTCAAGCTCAGCGATGCTTCCAAGAAACTCGGGAAAAAGTTTGCTACAGGAGCCTCTGTTGTCAAG GGACCAACTGAGAAAGAACAAATTGATGTTCAAGGGGATATAGCTTATGATATCGTGGAATTCATTACAGATACATGGCCTGAT GTTCCAGAAACAGCAATTTTCTTTATAGAGGATGGGAGAAAGGTTCCAGCTGCGTGA
- the LOC114164552 gene encoding cytokinin dehydrogenase 2-like, translating into MDVSNLAFSIAIAVLCLPCTVFTEANFKVPREIASKFSRDPQILSLASTDYGHIVHETPSQVFEPSSVSDISSLIKFSNSLPTPFTIATRGKAHSILGQAQARRNGVVLNMTNLKGSLVSVSNCSGKSLNCYADVGGEVLWIDVLHATLERGLTPLSWTDYLYLSVGGTLSNAGISGQAFRFGPQISNVLQLDVVTGKGELVSCSRDKNSELFYGVLGGLGQFGVITRARIPLGPAPTRVKWLHLLYNNFNAFSRDQEHLISFSENKNTTAADYVEGMLLFNQPPLDLSFYPDSDHQRITSLVTQNGIIYIIELVKYYDSNSQVAKDVADLVKGLNFVPTFIFEKDASYEEFLNRVYAEELFLRSKGLWEVPHPWLNIWIPRSRISDFNEGVFNNIILKQNISSGISLIYPLNRNKWDDKMSPVTPEEDVFYAVSLLRATSSIDMVKKYESQNQQILEFCKGAGIKITEYLTGNKTQKQWMEHFGSKWKLFADRKAQFDPKRILSPGQGIFQ; encoded by the exons CCCCAGAGAAATAGCCTCAAAGTTCAGTCGTGACCCTCAAATCCTTTCACTGGCATCAACAGATTATGGCCACATAGTTCACGAAACCCCATCACAAGTTTTTGAGCCATCTTCGGTTAGCGATATCTCAAGTTTGATAAAGTTCTCAAACTCTCTTCCCACCCCATTCACCATAGCCACCAGAGGCAAAGCTCACTCCATTCTGGGGCAAGCCCAGGCACGACGAAATGGGGTGGTCTTGAACATGACCAACCTCAAAGGGTCACTGGTTTCGGTTTCAAACTGTAGTGGAAAAAGTTTGAATTGTTATGCTGATGTTGGTGGTGAAGTGTTGTGGATTGATGTGTTGCATGCAACCCTAGAACGTGGACTCACACCTTTATCTTGGACTGATTATCTGTATCTGAGTGTTGGAGGAACTCTCTCAAATGCTGGAATCAGTGGCCAAGCCTTTCGTTTTGGTCCTCAGATCTCTAATGTTCTTCAACTCGATGTTGTCACAG gaAAAGGAGAGCTTGTGAGTTGCTCGAGGGACAAGAACTCGGAGTTATTTTACGGTGTTCTTGGAGGATTAGGTCAATTTGGTGTAATAACAAGAGCAAGAATACCTCTAGGACCTGCACCAACTAGG GTGAAATGGCTCCATCTGCTTTACAACAACTTCAATGCATTTTCTAGGGACCAAGAACATTTAATCTCCTTcagtgaaaacaaaaacactacTGCAGCAGATTATGTAGAAGGCATGCTTCTGTTCAATCAGCCACCCCTGGATCTTTCCTTTTATCCAGATTCTGATCATCAGAGAATAACTTCACTCGTAACTCAAAATGGCATAATCTACATCATAGAACTTGTCAAATACTATGACAGCAACTCTCAAGTGGCAAAG GATGTGGCAGATTTGGTGAAAGGGTTAAACTTCGTACCAACATTTATCTTCGAAAAAGATGCATCGTACGAGGAGTTTCTGAACAGAGTTTATGCAGAAGAGTTATTTCTAAGGTCAAAAGGACTTTGGGAAGTTCCTCATCCCTGGTTGAACATCTGGATTCCAAGATCACGAATTTCAGATTTTAACGAAGGTGTCTTCAACAACATTATTCTTAAGCAAAACATTTCTAGCGGAATTTCTCTGATATACCCACTGAACCGAAACAA gTGGGATGATAAGATGTCACCAGTTACACCAGAGGAAGATGTTTTCTACGCTGTAAGTCTTTTGCGTGCTACAAGTTCGATAGATATGGTGAAGAAATATGAGAGTCAGAACCAACAAATATTAGAGTTTTGTAAGGGTGCTGGTATTAAGATCACGGAATATCTCACTGGGAACAAAACACAGAAACAATGGATGGAACACTTTGGCTCAAAATGGAAACTTTTTGCAGATAGAAAAGCTCAATTTGATCCCAAAAGGATATTGTCACCGGGCCAAGGGATTTTCCAATAA
- the LOC114162399 gene encoding pathogen-associated molecular patterns-induced protein A70-like — protein sequence MSETTARDSSVYGVMASWFTPSYLFIFINLVIGTIAITSRFTNTAKRQRQHQLIRSPSLLNRFTSFNFRYHKHHETTPTLTPHNHNVVVEPVQTLHSSRPVQIKSLDTTETGEEDEVIKSNNNNSPQLDRVPSSSLLDRIRSFSFRRTESERSDPVQNSDSGMNNLVRTPSLLERVRCFSLDLGKVEKESCDSVQQQLSRGPSFLQRLKSLTFDRSESEAEVRDGGESVEEREEEEGVDAKADDFINRFRQQLRLQRLDSILRCRDILTRNS from the coding sequence ATGAGTGAAACAACAGCAAGAGATTCTTCAGTTTATGGTGTCATGGCAAGTTGGTTCACACCCTCCTAtctcttcatcttcatcaacCTTGTCATCGGAACCATAGCCATCACCTCTCGTTTCACCAACACAGCAAAACGCCAACGCCAACACCAACTCATCCGTTCTCCCTCTTTGTTAAACAGATTCACATCCTTCAACTTCCGTTATCACAAACATCATGAAACGACACCAACGTTAACGCCTCACAATCACAACGTTGTTGTGGAGCCTGTCCAGACTCTACACTCGTCCCGCCCGGTTCAAATTAAATCCCTCGATACGACTGAGACCGGAGAAGAGGATGAAgttattaaaagtaataataataactcaCCCCAGTTGGACCGGGTTCCGTCTTCGTCGTTGCTAGACCGGATTAGGTCTTTCAGTTTTCGTAGAACAGAAAGTGAAAGATCCGACCCGGTCCAAAATTCTGACTCTGGAATGAATAATCTCGTACGAACTCCATCTTTATTGGAGCGTGTTAGGTGTTTTAGTCTGGATTTAGGTAAAGTGGAGAAGGAAAGTTGTGACTCGGTTCAGCAGCAATTGAGCCGTGGTCCTTCGTTTCTCCAGCGGCTCAAGTCCTTGACCTTTGACAGATCGGAATCCGAAGCTGAGGTGAGGGACGGTGGGGAGTCGGTGGAGGAAAGGGAAGAAGAGGAAGGGGTGGACGCCAAGGCTGATGATTTCATCAACAGGTTTAGACAGCAACTCAGGTTGCAGAGGCTTGACTCTATTCTACGTTGCAGGGATATACTCACACGAAACTCATAA